A DNA window from Streptomyces bacillaris contains the following coding sequences:
- the cobA gene encoding uroporphyrinogen-III C-methyltransferase, protein MAEHADHAGHPESAGHAESAESVDGTGRTENADHPAYPVGLRLHGRRTVVIGGGQVAQRRLPQLIATGADITLVSPSATPSVEAMADAGEIRWERRRYQDGDLADTWYALVASSDTAANDAASAEAERTRTWCVRADDAEAATAWTPATGRSENVTVAVLTTTSQGRDPRHSAAIRDAIVEGLRDGTLAAPHHRTRTPGVALVGGGPGDPDLITVRGRRLLAEADVVIADRLGPRDLLDELPPHVEVIDAAKIPYGRFMAQEAINQALIEHAKAGKAVVRLKGGDPFVFGRGMEEAQALAAEGIPCTVVPGISSTISVPGAAGIPVTHRGVAHEFTVVSGHVAPEDPRSLVDWAAIARLRGTLVLLMAVDKIGAIAAALIAHGKDPATPVALVQEGTTAAQRRVDATLADVGERAVAEDVRPPAVIVIGDVVAVGPDSAPQLDAPSAD, encoded by the coding sequence ATGGCCGAGCACGCAGACCACGCAGGTCACCCGGAGAGCGCAGGTCACGCCGAAAGCGCCGAGAGCGTCGACGGCACCGGTCGCACCGAGAACGCCGACCACCCCGCGTACCCCGTAGGCCTGCGCCTCCACGGCCGCCGCACCGTGGTCATCGGCGGCGGCCAGGTCGCCCAGCGCCGGCTGCCGCAGCTCATCGCCACCGGCGCCGACATCACGCTGGTCTCCCCCTCCGCCACCCCCTCCGTCGAGGCCATGGCGGACGCGGGTGAGATCCGCTGGGAGCGCCGCCGCTACCAGGACGGCGACCTCGCGGACACCTGGTACGCCCTCGTCGCCTCCTCCGACACCGCCGCGAACGACGCCGCATCCGCCGAGGCCGAGCGCACCCGCACCTGGTGCGTCCGGGCCGACGACGCCGAGGCCGCGACCGCCTGGACCCCGGCCACCGGCCGCAGCGAGAACGTGACGGTCGCCGTCCTCACCACCACCTCCCAGGGCCGCGACCCCCGCCACTCCGCCGCCATCCGCGACGCCATCGTCGAGGGCCTGCGCGACGGCACCCTCGCCGCCCCGCACCACCGCACCCGGACTCCCGGCGTGGCCCTGGTCGGCGGCGGCCCCGGCGACCCGGACCTGATCACGGTGCGCGGCCGCCGCCTCCTCGCCGAGGCCGACGTGGTCATCGCGGACCGCCTCGGCCCCCGTGACCTGCTCGACGAACTCCCGCCGCACGTCGAGGTGATCGACGCGGCGAAGATCCCGTACGGGCGGTTCATGGCCCAGGAGGCGATCAACCAGGCGCTGATCGAGCACGCCAAGGCGGGCAAGGCCGTCGTCCGGCTGAAGGGCGGCGACCCGTTCGTCTTCGGCCGGGGCATGGAGGAGGCCCAGGCGCTCGCCGCCGAGGGCATCCCCTGCACGGTCGTCCCCGGGATCTCCAGCACCATCTCGGTCCCCGGAGCGGCCGGTATCCCGGTCACCCACCGGGGGGTGGCCCATGAGTTCACCGTGGTCAGCGGCCATGTCGCCCCCGAGGACCCGCGCTCGCTGGTCGACTGGGCGGCCATCGCCCGGCTGCGCGGCACTCTCGTCCTGCTGATGGCGGTCGACAAGATCGGCGCCATCGCCGCCGCCCTGATCGCCCACGGCAAGGACCCGGCCACCCCGGTCGCCCTGGTCCAGGAGGGCACCACCGCGGCCCAGCGCCGGGTGGACGCGACCCTCGCGGACGTCGGGGAGCGAGCGGTCGCCGAGGACGTGCGCCCGCCCGCCGTGATCGTCATCGGGGACGTCGTCGCGGTAGGCCCGGACTCGGCACCCCAGCTGGACGCCCCGTCGGCCGACTGA
- a CDS encoding TrmH family RNA methyltransferase, whose protein sequence is MADLITVDDPDDPRLSDYIGLTDVELRRRREPAEGLFIAEGEKVIRRARHAGYEMRSMLLSAKWVDVMRDVIDEVPAPVYAVAPELAERVTGYHVHRGALASMQRKPLPTAEELLTTARRVVVMESVNDHTNIGAIFRSAAALGMDAVLLSPDCADPLYRRSVKVSMGAVFSVPYARLEAWPKGLETVREAGFRLLALTPDAKATSIDEAAPHRLERVALMLGAEGEGLSTKALMAADEWVRIPMAHGVDSLNVGAAAAVAFYAVATGRPES, encoded by the coding sequence GTGGCAGATCTCATCACCGTCGACGACCCCGACGACCCGCGCCTGAGCGACTACATCGGCCTGACCGACGTCGAGCTGCGGAGACGCCGCGAGCCCGCCGAGGGCCTCTTCATCGCGGAGGGCGAGAAGGTCATCAGGCGCGCCCGGCACGCCGGGTACGAGATGCGCTCGATGCTGCTCTCCGCCAAGTGGGTCGACGTCATGCGGGACGTCATCGACGAGGTCCCGGCCCCGGTGTACGCGGTCGCCCCCGAGCTGGCCGAACGCGTCACCGGCTACCACGTCCACCGGGGGGCGCTCGCCTCCATGCAGCGCAAGCCGCTGCCCACCGCCGAGGAACTCCTCACCACCGCCCGCCGGGTGGTGGTGATGGAGTCGGTCAACGACCACACCAACATCGGTGCGATCTTCCGCAGCGCGGCGGCCCTCGGCATGGACGCCGTCCTGCTCTCCCCGGACTGCGCGGACCCGCTCTACCGCCGCTCGGTCAAGGTCTCGATGGGCGCGGTCTTCTCCGTCCCGTACGCACGTCTCGAAGCCTGGCCCAAGGGGCTGGAGACCGTACGGGAAGCGGGCTTCCGGCTCCTCGCGCTCACCCCCGACGCCAAGGCCACCAGCATCGACGAGGCGGCCCCGCACCGGCTGGAGCGGGTGGCGCTGATGCTGGGCGCGGAGGGCGAGGGGCTCTCCACGAAGGCGCTGATGGCGGCCGACGAGTGGGTCCGCATCCCGATGGCGCACGGCGTCGACTCGCTGAACGTCGGTGCGGCGGCCGCGGTGGCCTTCTACGCGGTGGCGACGGGCCGCCCGGAGAGCTGA
- a CDS encoding serine/threonine-protein kinase encodes MAMMRLRREDPRLVGSFRLHRRLGAGGMGVVYLGSDRRGQRVALKVIRPDLAEDQEFRSRFAREVSAARRIRGGCTARLVAADLEADRPWFATQYVPGPSLHDKVAEEGPLSAAEVASIGAALSEGLVAVHEAGVVHRDLKPSNILLSPRGPRIIDFGIAWATGASTLTHVGTAVGSPGFLAPEQVRGAAVTPATDVFSLGATLAYAAMADSPFGHGSSEVMLYRVVHEEAQLHGVHDALAPLIRACLAKDPEERPSTLQLSMRLKEIAAREAQGLHEGRPPVQRSAQDADRPTGRLDGPYTEQQTRRAEGPSSAGRPQQGRRPGPSRSGASRTGGSRPQRPRGTTGSGKRPGSTTNGRPGTRPGARTTSAGRRPANPRLLRQRLVVFVVVTLLVALGIAAAQGCQGPARGLGDGGSGSGQAVSVSQKQEQKQERAPEQVLTRVQASVPAQGA; translated from the coding sequence ATGGCGATGATGCGGCTCCGGCGCGAGGACCCGCGTCTCGTCGGCTCGTTCCGGCTGCACCGACGGCTCGGCGCGGGCGGCATGGGCGTGGTCTACCTCGGCTCCGACCGGCGCGGCCAGCGGGTGGCGCTCAAGGTGATCCGGCCCGACCTGGCGGAGGACCAGGAGTTCCGTTCGCGGTTCGCCCGCGAGGTGTCGGCGGCGCGGCGAATCCGCGGTGGCTGTACGGCCCGGCTGGTCGCCGCCGATCTGGAGGCGGACCGCCCGTGGTTCGCGACGCAGTACGTCCCCGGCCCCTCGCTCCACGACAAGGTGGCCGAGGAGGGCCCCCTGTCCGCCGCCGAGGTGGCCTCGATCGGGGCTGCGCTCTCCGAGGGCCTGGTCGCGGTGCACGAGGCCGGGGTGGTCCACCGGGACCTGAAGCCGTCGAACATCCTGCTCTCCCCCAGGGGCCCCCGCATCATCGACTTCGGCATCGCCTGGGCGACCGGGGCCAGCACGCTGACCCATGTCGGTACGGCGGTGGGGTCGCCCGGCTTCCTCGCGCCCGAGCAGGTCCGGGGCGCGGCGGTGACCCCCGCGACGGACGTCTTCTCGCTCGGCGCCACCCTGGCGTACGCGGCGATGGCCGACTCCCCCTTCGGGCACGGCAGTTCCGAGGTGATGCTCTACCGCGTGGTGCACGAGGAGGCGCAGCTCCACGGGGTGCACGACGCGCTGGCCCCCCTGATCCGCGCCTGCCTGGCCAAGGACCCGGAGGAGCGGCCGAGCACGCTCCAACTCTCCATGCGGCTCAAGGAGATCGCGGCGCGCGAGGCGCAGGGCCTCCACGAGGGTCGGCCGCCGGTCCAGCGCTCGGCCCAGGACGCGGACCGGCCCACCGGCCGTCTCGACGGCCCGTACACCGAGCAGCAGACCCGCCGCGCCGAAGGCCCCTCCTCGGCCGGCCGCCCGCAGCAGGGCCGCCGCCCCGGCCCCTCGCGTTCGGGGGCGTCGCGCACCGGTGGGTCCCGGCCGCAGCGGCCGCGCGGCACCACGGGTTCCGGGAAGCGGCCGGGCAGCACGACCAACGGACGGCCGGGGACCCGGCCCGGGGCCCGTACCACGTCGGCGGGACGCCGTCCGGCCAATCCCCGGCTGCTGCGCCAGCGGCTGGTGGTCTTCGTGGTGGTGACGCTGCTCGTGGCCCTCGGGATCGCGGCGGCCCAGGGATGTCAGGGACCGGCGCGCGGGCTGGGCGACGGCGGGAGCGGGAGCGGGCAGGCCGTCAGCGTGTCGCAGAAGCAGGAGCAGAAGCAGGAGCGCGCGCCGGAGCAGGTGCTGACGCGGGTGCAGGCGTCGGTGCCCGCTCAGGGGGCGTAG
- a CDS encoding phosphotransferase family protein, translated as MHELGVLAHRLHHPHGASGSTPCACESPQLLADRADGTVVRSGPVVAKAHAADSDREALAARLALAAAPQLTGILLAPLAAPGPAGTAETPSRPVTFWPYGAPVDPKAPHAAPWAEAAVLLARLHRTVPSLPAPLPPMRGPVKAARAVARMNAALPGGGATLPVRAAWRALPGWARGEAAPPARRACFLCHGDLHLGQLVRHPAPDGPWLLIDVDDAGWGDPAWDLARPAAWYAAGVLAPEDWLLFLEAYRSAGGPAVPAEGDPWPQLDVPARALTVQTAAVALAKCAAEGREPDEMEQLMIDSCARIATFPPELAAGSAS; from the coding sequence ATCCACGAGCTGGGCGTCCTCGCGCACCGTCTCCACCACCCGCACGGCGCCTCAGGCAGCACCCCCTGCGCCTGCGAGTCGCCGCAGCTTCTGGCGGACCGGGCGGACGGCACCGTCGTCCGCAGCGGCCCGGTCGTCGCCAAGGCGCATGCCGCCGACAGCGACCGCGAGGCCCTGGCGGCCCGGCTCGCCCTGGCCGCCGCGCCGCAGCTGACCGGCATCCTCCTCGCGCCGCTCGCCGCACCCGGCCCGGCCGGTACGGCGGAGACCCCCTCCCGGCCCGTCACCTTCTGGCCGTACGGAGCCCCCGTCGACCCCAAGGCCCCGCACGCCGCCCCCTGGGCCGAGGCCGCGGTCCTCCTCGCCCGCCTCCACCGGACCGTCCCGTCCCTGCCGGCCCCGCTCCCGCCGATGCGCGGCCCGGTCAAGGCGGCCCGGGCGGTCGCGCGGATGAACGCCGCGCTGCCCGGGGGCGGCGCGACCCTCCCCGTACGGGCCGCGTGGCGTGCCCTGCCGGGGTGGGCCCGGGGCGAGGCCGCGCCCCCTGCCCGGCGGGCGTGCTTCCTCTGTCACGGGGACCTGCACCTCGGGCAGCTCGTCCGCCACCCCGCCCCGGACGGGCCCTGGCTGCTCATCGACGTGGACGACGCGGGGTGGGGCGACCCGGCCTGGGACCTGGCCCGGCCCGCCGCCTGGTACGCGGCCGGGGTGCTGGCCCCCGAGGACTGGCTGCTGTTCCTGGAGGCCTACCGGTCCGCCGGGGGACCCGCGGTGCCCGCCGAGGGGGACCCCTGGCCGCAACTGGACGTCCCCGCCCGCGCGCTGACGGTCCAGACGGCGGCCGTCGCCCTCGCCAAGTGCGCCGCGGAGGGGCGGGAGCCGGACGAGATGGAGCAGCTGATGATCGATTCCTGTGCCCGAATCGCTACGTTCCCGCCCGAGTTGGCGGCCGGGTCCGCGTCGTAG
- a CDS encoding TFIIB-type zinc ribbon-containing protein, whose translation MMQCPKCHAQMHTYNRNGVQIEQCSGCRGIFLDYGELESLTRLESQWAQQAPPPPPAPQQPYPQAAPPVHGPAWGAPQHGAGYGGHYGHRRQKGFGRMLFSS comes from the coding sequence ATGATGCAGTGCCCCAAGTGTCACGCGCAGATGCACACGTACAACCGCAACGGCGTCCAGATCGAGCAGTGCAGCGGCTGCCGGGGGATATTCCTCGACTACGGCGAGCTGGAGTCGCTGACCCGCCTGGAGTCGCAGTGGGCCCAGCAGGCCCCGCCCCCGCCGCCCGCCCCGCAGCAGCCCTACCCGCAGGCGGCCCCTCCCGTCCACGGCCCCGCCTGGGGCGCCCCGCAGCACGGTGCCGGCTACGGCGGGCACTACGGCCACCGCCGCCAGAAGGGCTTCGGCCGGATGCTCTTCTCGTCCTGA
- a CDS encoding chorismate-binding protein — MARFGGLVASGLQDVTNDPAALDSSGFWAVCADFEGRTVCARFSSVRREEVPAPVPGAWRGPGAGEWTTSLDRDAYTAGVRRIREHIAAGEVYQANLCRVLSAPLPEAEPGRADVDALTALLARGNPAPYAGTIRLPGHGVEVATASPELFLRRDGRTVESGPIKGTGRTEADLLEKDHAENVMIVDLVRNDLGRVCATGSVTVPDLCVVEKHPGLVHLVSTVRGELAEGAGWPELLAAAFPPGSVTGAPKSSALRIIEELERSPRGPYCGAVGWVDADRGTASLAVGIRTFWIDRTGPGPLLRFGTGAGITWGSDPEREWDETELKASRLLAVASGTFEQTGFGQTGRTTS; from the coding sequence ATGGCCCGCTTCGGCGGCCTCGTCGCCTCCGGTCTCCAGGACGTGACCAACGATCCCGCCGCCCTCGACTCGTCCGGCTTCTGGGCGGTCTGCGCGGATTTCGAGGGCCGTACGGTCTGCGCCCGCTTCTCCTCCGTACGCAGGGAGGAGGTGCCCGCCCCCGTGCCCGGAGCCTGGCGCGGGCCCGGTGCCGGGGAGTGGACGACCTCGCTGGACCGTGACGCCTACACGGCGGGCGTACGGCGGATCCGTGAACACATCGCGGCGGGCGAGGTCTACCAGGCCAACCTCTGCCGGGTCCTCTCCGCCCCGCTGCCCGAGGCCGAGCCCGGCCGGGCCGACGTGGACGCCCTGACCGCCCTGCTCGCGCGCGGCAACCCGGCACCGTACGCAGGAACGATCCGCCTCCCCGGCCACGGGGTGGAGGTCGCCACCGCGTCCCCCGAGCTGTTCCTGCGCCGGGACGGGCGGACCGTCGAGTCCGGGCCGATCAAGGGGACCGGGCGCACCGAGGCGGACCTGCTGGAGAAGGACCACGCCGAGAACGTGATGATCGTGGACCTGGTCCGCAACGACCTGGGCCGGGTCTGCGCCACCGGCAGCGTCACCGTCCCCGACCTCTGCGTGGTCGAGAAGCACCCGGGCCTCGTCCACCTCGTCTCCACCGTGCGCGGCGAGCTGGCCGAGGGCGCGGGGTGGCCGGAGCTGCTGGCGGCGGCCTTCCCGCCCGGCTCCGTCACCGGGGCGCCGAAGTCCAGCGCGCTGCGGATCATCGAGGAACTGGAGCGGTCCCCGCGCGGGCCGTACTGCGGGGCGGTCGGCTGGGTCGACGCCGACCGGGGGACGGCCTCCCTGGCGGTGGGCATAAGGACCTTCTGGATCGACCGGACCGGCCCCGGGCCCCTTCTGCGGTTCGGGACGGGGGCCGGGATCACCTGGGGCTCGGACCCGGAGCGGGAGTGGGACGAGACCGAACTGAAGGCGTCGCGGCTGCTGGCTGTAGCGTCGGGCACGTTCGAGCAGACAGGGTTCGGGCAGACAGGAAGGACCACGTCATGA
- a CDS encoding aminotransferase class IV: protein MRIWVNGGLRDADDARLSVLDHGLTVGDGIFETVRTAEGRPFALTRHLDRLTRSARGLGLPDPDLDEIRRAVAAVVDANPVPLGRLRITYTGGLSPLGSDRGTAGPSLVVALDGVSRRPDTTAVITVPWTRNERGALTGLKTTSYAENVVALARARERGASEALFPNTAGRLCEGTGSNVFVVLDGRIHTPPVASGCLAGITRALTVEWTGAEESDLPMEVLAEADEIFLTSTLRDIQAVHRVDDRELAPEPGPVTAKAMRIFDERAGSDLDP, encoded by the coding sequence ATGAGGATTTGGGTCAACGGCGGACTGCGGGACGCCGACGACGCCCGGCTGTCGGTGCTCGACCACGGGCTGACCGTGGGCGACGGCATCTTCGAGACGGTCCGCACCGCCGAGGGCAGGCCCTTCGCGCTCACCCGCCACCTCGACCGGCTCACCCGCTCCGCGCGCGGCCTGGGTCTGCCCGACCCGGACCTGGACGAGATCCGCCGGGCCGTGGCGGCGGTCGTCGACGCCAACCCCGTCCCCCTGGGACGGCTGCGGATCACCTACACCGGCGGTCTCTCCCCGCTCGGTTCCGATCGGGGCACCGCCGGGCCCAGCCTCGTCGTCGCGCTGGACGGGGTGAGCCGCCGCCCGGACACCACCGCGGTGATCACGGTCCCCTGGACCCGTAACGAACGCGGCGCGCTCACCGGGCTCAAGACCACCTCGTACGCGGAGAACGTCGTCGCCCTCGCCCGGGCCCGCGAGCGGGGCGCCTCCGAGGCGCTCTTCCCGAACACGGCCGGCCGGCTCTGCGAGGGGACCGGGTCCAACGTGTTCGTCGTGCTGGACGGCCGCATCCACACCCCGCCGGTCGCCTCCGGGTGCCTCGCCGGGATCACCCGCGCCCTGACCGTGGAGTGGACCGGCGCCGAGGAGAGCGACCTGCCCATGGAGGTGCTGGCCGAGGCCGACGAGATCTTCCTGACCTCCACGCTCCGCGACATCCAGGCCGTGCATCGCGTGGACGACCGGGAGCTGGCGCCGGAGCCGGGTCCGGTGACGGCGAAGGCCATGCGGATCTTCGACGAGCGGGCCGGGAGCGACCTCGATCCGTAA
- a CDS encoding GNAT family N-acetyltransferase, giving the protein MTTTLRPSGPLQQGAAGARARSYDVCDNGLSVGAVSISTDDAFGASAGVVRSLSVDEARRRRGRGTIAVLAAEEVLRGWGCTHVRAEIPAENEPARRLAAALGYTERSRNMVKALGPESVPLPEGLSSRPMSEREYAEWLGEAVRSYAQEWVDRGVPPEHARLKSEADHAGNLPDGLATENVRFRVLVHGGAVVGHLWLALRELEPGRTAGFVFDVEVREEHRGRGFGRALMLLAEDETRSWGHDRLGLHVFAANTPALRLYESLGYATTRYNLAKAL; this is encoded by the coding sequence ATGACCACGACACTCCGGCCGTCCGGGCCGCTTCAGCAAGGCGCCGCCGGGGCGCGGGCGCGCAGCTACGACGTCTGCGACAACGGCCTGTCCGTCGGCGCCGTATCGATCAGCACGGACGACGCGTTCGGCGCCTCGGCCGGGGTGGTGCGCTCCCTGAGCGTCGACGAGGCGCGCCGCCGACGCGGCCGGGGCACCATCGCCGTGCTCGCGGCCGAGGAGGTGCTGCGGGGGTGGGGCTGCACCCATGTGCGGGCCGAGATCCCGGCCGAGAACGAGCCCGCCCGACGTCTTGCGGCCGCCCTCGGCTACACCGAACGCAGCCGCAACATGGTCAAGGCCCTCGGCCCGGAGAGTGTCCCGCTCCCCGAAGGGCTCAGCTCGCGCCCGATGAGCGAGCGTGAGTACGCGGAGTGGCTGGGCGAGGCGGTGCGCTCGTACGCACAGGAATGGGTTGACCGCGGCGTACCGCCCGAGCACGCCCGGCTCAAGTCCGAGGCCGACCACGCGGGGAACCTCCCGGACGGGCTCGCCACGGAGAACGTACGGTTCCGGGTGCTCGTCCACGGGGGCGCGGTGGTCGGCCATCTCTGGCTTGCCCTGCGGGAGCTGGAGCCGGGCCGGACCGCCGGGTTCGTCTTCGACGTCGAGGTGCGCGAGGAGCACCGGGGCCGCGGCTTCGGGCGGGCCCTGATGCTCCTGGCCGAGGACGAGACCCGCTCCTGGGGCCACGACCGCCTCGGCCTGCACGTCTTCGCCGCCAACACCCCCGCGCTGCGCCTGTACGAGTCCCTCGGCTACGCGACGACGCGGTACAACCTGGCGAAGGCGCTGTAG
- a CDS encoding DsbA family protein, which yields MSDSTPAAPVVLDVWCDLECPDCHRALGDVRALRARYGDRVEIRLRHFPLEKHKYAYAAAQAAEEAAAQGQDWPYVEALLARTEDLGKGGEPVLLDVARELGLDAEEFDTALVDGRHLLIVDADQAEGKAIGVTGTPTYVVGDERLDGGKSQEGLRGRIEEIVDRLLAAQG from the coding sequence ATGAGCGATTCCACCCCTGCGGCACCGGTCGTCCTCGACGTCTGGTGCGATCTCGAATGCCCCGACTGCCACCGGGCTCTCGGTGACGTACGTGCCCTGCGCGCCCGGTACGGCGACCGTGTCGAGATCCGGCTGCGGCACTTCCCGCTGGAGAAGCACAAGTACGCGTACGCCGCGGCGCAGGCCGCCGAGGAGGCCGCCGCCCAGGGGCAGGACTGGCCGTACGTCGAGGCGCTGCTCGCCAGGACCGAGGACCTCGGCAAGGGCGGCGAGCCGGTGCTGCTCGACGTGGCGCGTGAGCTGGGCCTGGACGCGGAGGAGTTCGACACCGCGCTCGTCGACGGCCGCCATCTGCTGATCGTCGACGCCGACCAGGCCGAGGGCAAGGCGATCGGGGTCACCGGCACGCCCACCTATGTGGTCGGTGACGAGCGGCTGGACGGCGGCAAGAGCCAGGAAGGGCTGCGCGGGCGGATCGAGGAGATCGTCGACCGGCTGCTGGCCGCCCAGGGCTGA
- a CDS encoding CGNR zinc finger domain-containing protein, translated as MLIPHDTRIALDTVVDLVNTAPENEPPEDGPTDGLVDGPEDGLDDVAALYAFAEEHHISGVGALGEKDLGAVRDVRSRFAEVFAAPDARTAADLVNRLVAAAGTTPQLTDHDGYDWHVHYFAPDASLADHLAADCGMALAFIIVAGEQERLRRCEAPGCGRAFVDLSRNRSRRYCSSRTCGNRLHVAAYRARRREAGS; from the coding sequence GTGCTGATCCCCCACGACACCCGGATCGCCCTCGACACGGTGGTCGATCTGGTGAACACCGCACCGGAGAACGAGCCGCCCGAGGACGGCCCGACGGACGGACTCGTGGACGGCCCGGAGGACGGGCTCGACGATGTCGCGGCGCTGTACGCCTTCGCCGAGGAGCACCACATCAGCGGCGTCGGCGCCCTGGGCGAGAAGGACCTCGGAGCCGTACGGGACGTCCGGAGCCGGTTCGCGGAGGTCTTCGCAGCGCCCGACGCCCGTACCGCCGCCGATCTGGTCAACCGGCTCGTCGCCGCGGCCGGGACCACGCCCCAGCTCACCGACCACGACGGCTACGACTGGCATGTGCACTACTTCGCACCGGACGCCTCGCTCGCCGACCACCTCGCGGCCGACTGCGGCATGGCCCTGGCCTTCATCATCGTGGCCGGTGAGCAGGAGCGGCTGCGGCGGTGCGAGGCGCCCGGCTGCGGCCGCGCCTTCGTCGATCTCTCGCGCAACCGCTCCCGGCGCTACTGCTCCAGCCGCACCTGCGGCAACCGGCTCCATGTCGCCGCCTACCGGGCGCGCCGCCGGGAGGCCGGTTCATAA
- a CDS encoding SsgA family sporulation/cell division regulator — protein sequence MNTTVSCELHLRLVVSSESSLPVPAGLRYDTADPYAVHATFHTGAEETVEWVFARDLLAEGLHRPTGTGDVRVWPSRSHGQGVVCIALSSPEGEALLEAPARALESFLKRTDAAVPPGTEHRHFDLDTELSHILAES from the coding sequence ATGAACACCACGGTCAGCTGCGAGCTGCACCTGCGCCTCGTTGTGTCGAGCGAGTCCTCACTGCCTGTTCCCGCGGGCCTGCGGTATGACACGGCCGATCCCTATGCCGTGCACGCCACCTTCCACACCGGAGCGGAGGAGACGGTCGAGTGGGTTTTCGCCCGTGACCTCCTTGCCGAGGGGCTGCACCGGCCCACCGGCACCGGAGACGTCCGCGTCTGGCCATCACGGAGTCACGGCCAAGGCGTCGTCTGCATCGCACTGAGTTCCCCGGAGGGCGAAGCCCTGCTCGAGGCTCCGGCGCGAGCCCTGGAGTCGTTCCTGAAAAGGACCGACGCCGCGGTTCCACCCGGCACCGAGCACCGGCACTTCGACCTCGACACGGAACTCTCCCACATCCTGGCCGAGAGCTAG
- a CDS encoding TIGR02611 family protein, which yields MNAESDERTEAAEQAVAASAPGGTGKAERELGSRAPGFIKASRPLHLSWQVGVFVVGLGVVVAGVLMLVLPGPGWLVIFGGMAIWATEFVWAQLVLRWTKRKVTEAAQRALDPKVRRRNIILTTVGLVIMAVLVGIYVWKFGLVLPWTIDE from the coding sequence ATGAATGCGGAGAGTGACGAGCGGACCGAGGCCGCCGAACAGGCGGTCGCGGCCTCCGCCCCGGGGGGCACGGGCAAGGCGGAACGGGAGCTGGGATCGCGGGCGCCGGGCTTCATCAAGGCGTCCAGGCCGCTCCACCTGAGCTGGCAGGTCGGCGTCTTCGTCGTCGGCCTGGGCGTGGTCGTGGCCGGTGTGCTGATGCTGGTGCTGCCGGGGCCCGGGTGGCTGGTGATCTTCGGCGGCATGGCGATCTGGGCGACCGAGTTCGTCTGGGCCCAGCTGGTCCTGCGCTGGACGAAGCGCAAGGTCACCGAGGCCGCCCAGCGGGCCCTCGACCCCAAGGTCCGGCGGCGCAACATCATCCTCACCACCGTGGGCCTGGTGATCATGGCCGTGCTGGTCGGGATCTACGTCTGGAAGTTCGGGCTCGTCCTGCCGTGGACCATCGACGAGTAG